A single genomic interval of Spinacia oleracea cultivar Varoflay chromosome 6, BTI_SOV_V1, whole genome shotgun sequence harbors:
- the LOC110803870 gene encoding GDSL esterase/lipase At5g45960, whose translation MFLGMETSMNILHPNLVLFFLRTFIFLLRASAESSLAEPRAPVNSVQAIFVFGDSTSDPGNNNYIRTPFKSDFAPYGRDLPDHVATGRFSNGRLSTDFIARYVGIKELVPPYLNSSLSIEELMTGVSFASAGSGYDPLTPTLSGVIPMSKQMDNFMQYKSRIAGTIGQEKTTELISKSVFIVSAGTNDFVVNYFTVPIRKKMYTIPQYQHFLVQNVHQFIKNLWDQGARKIAVVGVPPMGCLPIVITMASNNSISRRGCIESLSSVATDYNQLLQVNLKSLELSLQDQHTKIAYIDVYSPLHDMIQFARNSNYGFEHVNSGCCGTGYLETAFMCNPAAYVCSDASKYVFWDSIHPTEMTYYLIFKSLRSVIDYIIKD comes from the exons ATGTTTTTGGGCATGGAAACCTCCATGAACATACTCCACCCTAACTTAGTACTATTTTTTCTTCGTACTTTCATCTTTTTATTACGTGCTTCGGCCGAGTCTTCTCTCGCCGAGCCTAGGGCGCcggtaaattccgtccaagCAATATTTGTGTTCGGTGACTCGACCTCCGACCCGGGGAACAATAACTACATAAGGACTCCGTTTAAGAGTGATTTTGCACCTTATGGAAGGGATTTACCCGACCATGTTGCTACGGGAAGGTTTAGTAATGGAAGACTGAGTACGGATTTTATTG CAAGATATGTTGGAATAAAAGAACTAGTTCCACCATATTTAAACTCGTCGCTTAGTATAGAAGAGTTGATGACTGGAGTTAGTTTTGCTTCTGCTGGTTCTGGATATGATCCCCTTACACCAACACTAAGT GGAGTAATTCCAATGTCAAAACAAATGGACAACTTCATGCAGTATAAATCAAGAATTGCGGGCACAATTGGTCAAGAAAAGACCACTGAGTTGATTAGTAAATCAGTATTCATAGTAAGTGCAGGAACTAATGATTTTGTGGTGAACTACTTCACTGTACCAATTCGGAAGAAGATGTATACTATCCCTCAATATCAACACTTCTTGGTGCAAAACGTTCACCAATTCATCAAG AATCTGTGGGACCAAGGAGCAAGGAAAATAGCAGTTGTTGGAGTACCACCAATGGGTTGCTTGCCAATTGTGATCACCATGGCATCAAACAACTCCATCTCACGACGTGGCTGCATTGAATCTCTATCGTCCGTTGCTACAGATTATAATCAACTTCTGCAAGTCAACCTTAAGTCCTTGGAACTTAGCTTACAAGATCAACACACCAAAATTGCTTACATTGACGTTTATTCACCGTTGCATGACATGATCCAGTTTGCTCGAAATTCAAATTACG GTTTCGAGCACGTAAACAGTGGGTGTTGCGGTACCGGTTATCTAGAAACGGCATTTATGTGTAATCCGGCTGCTTACGTATGTAGTGACGCATCTAAATATGTATTTTGGGATTCCATTCACCCCACTGAAATGACTTACTATCTCATCTTCAAATCCCTTCGTTCAGTCATTGATTATATCATTAAAGAttga